The genomic stretch tctcgtgctgctcgagcgtgagcattttctcgcgTATCCGAACATTGCTCGAAAATTTCGACGGCTCTTTCGCGAgtgccccgactgtcttttcccgttcgtcgtcgaggaagaagtgcatccggcacggtccgttcaagcatttcttctggggacacgaaaggtcttggaaacctcggcccactattttgtccgttgcgggagtcgtccctattatcgcttcgctcgctcattgcttctccgataatcatctctgttgtttcctcctgtgtttgcccgaaatcctgccgaaatttgccccggggcgtcatagTTTGGATaccgtcgaggaaatcgtcgcctcgattgataatttcgaccacggtcctcctccggcgactcgtgtcgtttattgtggacagcgtcttctccgtccgcccatctatttgctatctcgcatcaacgcggatactcgtttttggattggtccttcccaagtcctcgacaaaatctccacgcctaattcctcgcgacaaacgcatctattgctctctcgtacgatatattttctcgccgagttttttatgatgttccacctttggaagtattttctcattgactcatccggcttttgtcgacacgccctcggctcttctaacgacgcagggtttttgcacgtggactcgaagttcttgacgaatacgtcctcgaaactttcccactgtcgatggatcctggcggaagttttttgatccaagatcgtgcggctccacttaagtgcacccgaatactttgcatggctgttgctctagttcctccggttagcttcaccgtctcgaggtaatcaattagccgatcctccggatcttgcgagccgtcgaactttttgaagtgatcgggcaacttaaatcccgacgggactcgagtttttcgtactctccttgtgaagcacggcaagccgcacatatcctcatcgttaagctccggggattgccgatgatcccttctgctttgtctcgctctatcgacccttgcttgtgctcatgtgtctcttgctccgcttggtccttcgagagctgccgctgccgccgcctgcgagtcgtggactattttgccttgccgctccttccggaggcgttgctacgaacgctgtccccatagctccaaccctcgctaacgccatgttgtatagtgtttcccttggatctcccaggGGTGGcccggatgcgaggatgtaagcttgtgtcgccatatacccagcttacggtgtcttagggataatatttcctcttgtatctatcgacataaaggacatgtcgaggttttgaaccaagtgctctctttccgcttcgggtatgtgttgtaaccttgatcttcctctcgttccgagcctctccgtggctatcacccgaaactctagattgtccacttagatctgcccttctctcgctcggatgcgtaagctgcctcctttctcctcgtTCAACTCAgtcgtctcgtttttctatttctcgagcagttcgtgcgagcctatattgataagcttgcagttcttgagctgtagtcgttgtcgtcattggctccgaaccatctagggcttttgcggctctatcccaggctgcttgcggaagttgaactctgacacgtggtgtgggcccatcatatttagtgcccatacctctccttaggtctgagggatcgacatatggattccccaaatcgtcgaaagcctccgatgtttcttcttgattttcgatagcataaatctgatgatactttgtactcagatctatgttgggtttggtgacatcattgttgagattgatgaagaccttgcccactgtgatggatttgtcgatgaagtcgtaactgtcgacatcgcttgagccatcgcttatatatgagtccgcagatgactcaaacgatgtgtcgctgaagatcttggcgagtttctctcttgctctgatattgacgtaacgtgttgccgaagtttcctcttctgactcagttgacgatgcatagcttgaaaaatcagaatcgaccgccgatgattccgacgaaatcggaatttcgaaacgatacgatccttccttctcgatgcgaaagtgaaaccttccgaacgtcatctccaagggctccgccagatacgcatatgcatccaaacgggagggtgggtgaggaacaaaatcaacaagaccagcagcgatctgtttacctcgatccatagtgttgcttccggttgacgatgtcgaagatcttgaacgtgccatcgagatcagatccttacgcctctaattccccacggtcggcgccaattgacaagggattaacttgtcaatgcctatggattgtaggctagggtttagttagaagtagagggcaagtagatctcgaaggtttcagccgaaaagtactcgacgattatgaaaactagggtttgcagacaatgattcgatgatctcctcgtccctcgactccccctttatataagaggtggagccgagggtttcgttttgtacaagttacagagtccgggacggtttctaactcatcccgccagatttacaaacaacacttcctattacaattctactttccttaatatatcttgggctgtcgaaccttcttattcttcgggtagtaggccttcgttaaaccccgggtactatctttggcaggcccatttgggatgcctatgtcaatgagGCCTTCACACAGTGTCATGGGATAACTAGATTTCAACATAATTACCAACAGTGGGCACTGAATCTCGAGCTTTCTATGAGTTCTTGTTTAGTACAGTAATAGCTAGTAAGTGTAGAGCCGAGGCAGTGAAAGAATAGTAAAGGCACTTGGCAGATAAATATGGATAAATAAAAAATCAGTGAATTAAGGCATTTTAGGAGCATGATTGTACAGATATTCCTATAGCCGATGATCAGTTTGCTAGTATTTTGTACGCATTGACGCTAGACACCAATACTATTGTGGCCTCCATTTAATGGATGTGTAATAATTAGCAGTTTGTCTACGCTTGCTTAAGTGTGAGAGAAGATGATGCTTGTGCTGTTGTTCAGCACAGTTCTCTGGCGTGTGGTTCTCATGAAATGGGAGGTTTTGCATAGTTCGTTCTTGAGTGATAAAAGTAGTCAGGAAGGCATGCAAGTACAAGCTCGGTTACTGCTTCCACCTTGCTCCCCAATTAAAAATCTCGGTGCATCCCATTCTAGCAGTATcttatcatgcagggaaccatcactgCCACTCAAGATGTCTCATCATTCTGCTCATCTGCTGCTACCCTTCCTCAGGACTCACTCAGTTGCTCTGCTTATCAAACTACAGAAGCAAACTAGCCCAACTATACAGTTTTGAGTGTTTATTGTAACTGCACGAAGTAGTTGGTTACTTATATGTAGGGTATCCATGTACTGATGGATGAAGAGAGGCTAGCAAATTGAGTGCTATATAACTACCCATGCACTAGTTTGGTTGCTTCCCTGGGCGCCTGAGAAAAAATGATGCCTGGCCTGAGCTTGTAGAGTTAGCTTTTAGTGCCTCGTCAGTCATATATAAAATATGTTGCCTCATGCAATTTTTCAAAAAATCTCAATCCTTATCTTTACCGCCTTCATGGTTAGAAATAAGTTGGCCACAGAGTTCTCCACAAAATAACTTAATCAATTGTTAAAAATCTTATCAAAAAATGTGTCAGCATAGAAGCAACTTGGAGGAGAACCACAAAGTAGCACAGTTAAAGTTGAATCATACAAAATGGTTTGGGTGATCTGGTGGTTTCGACACTTGTGGGACAGGAATGACCATATTAGAGTCGAGGACCAAACTTAGATTCTGACCATAGTTCAGAGAACAAATGTATTTTTCCATATTTAGCATTGATAGTAAAAATAGGCATATCGCTGGCAAGTCTCAGTAACAATAAAATACACTATGCATGCCTCTGAATCCTCCTACTGCTTATGATAAACATAATATACACACACACTAGACTGCTTCAGGGAGGCaaaagtagtactccctccgacccataataagtgtcgtggttttagttcaaattagaACTAAAAGCACACCATAactgtcgtggttttagttcaaattagtTCAAATTAGAACTAAAAGCACATCACTTATTATTGATTGGAGGGAGCACTACACATTTGCCTAACGTTTCTGGAAGTTCAAAACCTTAATGGAGTAGCCAAAGATGAAGTAGAATCCAATGGCATAGGCGAAGTGGGCTAGCACTACATAGCCAAGGAAATCATGCTTGATGCCCAAAATATCCtccaagaattgcttcaccacTGTAGGGCTCCCACCGGGGATCGAAAGAGAATTGTTGTTCTCGCCAAATTGTGATGCAACGACACCATAGATGGTCCAGGACACTGGGTTGGCCCAGTAGTACCACCTCCACCAAATTGGTATGGCCTTCAACAATAACACCAACCATCACCACGATCTTCAATCAGAAAATTTGGTTCAATCGAAGACGAATCTTAGCTTACTTACCGGTCTGACGATGAGGAATCCAGCAAATAGGTTCCAAAGAGGGAGTACAAAGGATATGAGTATGTTTGCGATCATCGCAGATGGGGTCAATGCCACCAACATCATGCCAAACAATGTGAAGTAGTTGAAACTTGCAATTATGAAAAATAGGAAATAGAAGAACTTGTCAACTTTCCACTCATATCCAATCATTGAATAGATGAGGATTGTGTATAGACACCCCTGCAGGATATTGTAGATGATCTCCACGCTTGTCTGCACAATTCAATATTTGCAATGTTGAGAATGGATGGGCTTAGATTTGTAATTATCCAAAATGTTCAGCAAACCGATGCATTAAAAACTAGACAAGAGAAATCCAACCTTTCACCACCTGTAATTTCTCGAACTCATTCAATTTTATTCTTGTTTTAGCAAGTGTACTAATGTCTATTCTCTTGTTTCTCTAGTTTTGGATCTGCCATACATAATCTCAGGGTTGCTAATTGTATCCTAGTTTAATAGCTGATTAAGCCTGAACATAGCAACTTTGGAATCTATGCTCAATATAGTTTGAATAGGATGACTCATAAATTAATCCGAACATTGATACTCCAATCGAAATGAGACCAGATTAAGAATATCAAGAAATTACCTGAGCTAATGCATAGGATAATGGAGAGTACATCCCAGCTGCCTTTTCACGGTAGAAAACTGTTCGCTCTATTGCCACAACGGGTTGAACTGTGATGCAATTGGAAGCCCCAAGGAAGAAGACAGCAGCATAAGTGGCTCCAAGTAGATTGAACAAATCTTGTTGTGATTCTCTGCCCACAAATCAAACACAAAAAAGTATTAGTGCCTCCATAGGAGCTAATGTATCATGTTTCACCAACACTTTTCTCTACTCTCAATTATAGCAACACGATGGGATCATACAATTTTGTTCCTTTTTGCCAAAACACTGTGCCAAATACAAGTCCATTGAGCACCGTCATAAGATAGCGCATGGCATTGTAGGGTGGATTCTTCCAATAAGATTTGTATTGCTTCCAGAAGTTTGCAACAAATTGGTTGTAGAAATTCTGAGAATACTTTGTAGGAAATGAGAGATCCTCATAGCCTGGCAGTGGAACACTCAATTCCTTAATAAGTTCTTGGTTTTCCCTGATCATATTTAACAAACGGGAACTTAGTGGTGATAGTATAATGAAAACAACATTTTTGCTGCTCTTTTAAGCAGATATATATATTTAGTTTAGTGTAAATGACAACTTATTAAAAATGGCAGAGTTACGTCCAACGAACGAGGTGCTTACTTATAAAGAGGAGAATTAGCATATATTTCAGCAAAATTCATTTCCAAGCGAGCCTCCGCTAGAGGGGAACTAACTTCAAGCATCCATGTTGCAGGATTATATCCTTTTGTAATCTTTGCTACACCTGGAATTGCCTGCAATGACAGAAACATCGGTTAGTTTTCTATACTTTTGCTACTCCAGCAAAGAGTTCACGACCTGTTTAGTCTTCAATGGCTTTTCTGATCCCAGTAGTCAAATTTGTAAGAAGGTGTTCAACTCAATATTAGTGAAATCCGGGCTACCCCAAACCAACACATGTACATAAAGCAACCCACCTCAAAGTATTCAACTAGTTTATGAGAGTGGCGACCAAGTTCACCAGCATAAATAACCCGCCCTCCTCTTTTCAAAAGTAGAAGCTACAAAAGGAACCAGTTGTGAGTTAGATAACGAGAGAACTACATAGAAATAGAGAGATACACATGAATATATAGAGAGAGAAAGCAAAAGAgaaatatatgtatatatagagAGAGTACATCATCAAATGACTCGAATATATCGATGCTAGGTTGATGGATTGTGCAAACCACCGTACGCCCGGTGTTGACTGTATTTCTCACTGCCCGCATTACAATTGCTGCTGCTCTAGCATCAAGCCCTGAAGTTGGCTCATCCATGAATATGATTGAAGGATTTGATACCAGCTCCACTGCAATTGTCAATCTCTTTCTTTGTTCAGTTGATAACCCGTCCACTCCAGGGAGACCAACCATAGCATTACGCAGCACATCAAGCTCTACAAGGGTCATGACTTCCTCCACAAACATCTGCGTGGGTGAAGATTAATATCTTAATAAAAACAATTACAGTTTGAAGTCTCAGGTATATAGAACCATACATCTGTACTTGAGGCTTAAACATGGCTTGAATTTTACCTGTCTTGTTTTGTCGTCAACATCTGATGAAAGACGCAGCCAAGCAGAGTAGAGAATGGATTCATATACAGTAACGTTGGGTGAATGGATGTCAGTTTGTTCGCAATATCCACTAATGCGGGCAAAGGTTTCTTGGTTTTTAGGGTAACCAGAGAGGGTGATACTTCCTTCAATAGATCCACTGGTTTTCCTTCCAGCCAGGACATCCATTAGAGTGGTCTTCCCAGCTCCACTCATCCCAACTAATGCTGTCAGAACACCTGGCCTGAAAGCACCACTAATATCAGTGAGCAACTGAAGACGGCTTTCCGCGAAACCTTGCTCCTTCATTTCCTGAAAGACAAGATGAAACATTTTAATGCCGGAACAAATATATTTTCTTGTCCACATCTGTAGATAAGGTTAtcatacaagttacaaagttGTGTCCTAAGATTATGTGGTAGGAGGAAGGCAGGTAGGCTTACCGCAGGCATGTCCACATAATAGTTTATATGGTTAAAAGAAAGTGAAAGAGGCTGGAAAGGCAACACAATTCCTGAATGAGTTGGCCTATTTGTGGCTTCACTAGTACCTACTGAAACTGCAAGTGCAAACATTGACACATTATTATTGTTATTAAGGCGTTAATTGGCTTGATAAATAGTACACAAACATAATAATATTATAAAGGTTACAATATTATAACATAGATACTTATAAATGACCTCACCCATCGGTATTGAAGATGCCGTAGTTGATGATGCATTGACTTCTGACATTTGTTCTTTGTTTTTCTCACTATCACTCTCTTCATCCAAAACTAGTGTGTTTGAGCTGCCGCTAGCTGGAAGGTAAAAAGTTATATGTAATGTAAGCACCTAGCTCTTCAAGTCATTAGCCAATAATGCCAGACAAAAGAAAATAATGGTACTCACGGCTCAAGTATGTAAGGGccaaaatgtagaagatgttgaACAAAATAGTGAATCCTATCATAGCTCCTATAGAAAGCCAAAAGCCCGAGTCACTAGTAAAAAGGCCTTTTGATTTAAGAATAGCCTTTCCTATTGTTGGTTCATCAATAGAAATGTCGTTGTTTGGCTGTAATAACATTGAAAGACTCACATTAGTTGAGATGTTCTCTCCTACAACACTAGGATATAATGGTCTTTTAGTTTTgagaataaaccaaaaatattggGTCATGAGAAGAACTTACACTGGCCCACCTACTAGCAAGGAATTCATTGACAGATATTGCATTCTGACTGTACATCATAGGAGATGACCAATAAGCCCAAATCCACCAAGGTCTGATGTCACCTGTCCACATCAAATTTTAGAATTGAGAAGGTTGCATTCATCCATGCAGTTGCACATTGCTGACTTATCCTGCCTAGCTAGCTAGATACAAATGATTTTGGTATGACATCAAGCTTACCTCTAGGGATGAGAAATCCTCCAAATATGAAAATAAGAAGGATTACAAACATCCCAAAATTGTTGGCCATAACCATTGACTTAAAAATAGCAGCAAGAAATCGGAACAAAGCCattgccatttggtgagtagcaAAGAAAGCTAGAAGTTGACGAAAGAACCTATAGTGAGCAGATGGATGGATAATGGAGTTATCAATTTGAATTTTAA from Lolium rigidum isolate FL_2022 chromosome 4, APGP_CSIRO_Lrig_0.1, whole genome shotgun sequence encodes the following:
- the LOC124707359 gene encoding ABC transporter G family member 48-like, which produces MICLHNAWRGDRRVLLDDWDPPTRKPSTYFETSMASSNHQGKSTFMRALAGKLDKTLKVSGNITYCGHTLSQFYPERTSAYVSQYDLHNAEMTVRETLDFSRRCLGIGARYDMLVELARRERAAGIKPDPEIDAYMKATAVQGKQTNIITDLTLKVLGLDICADTMIGDDMIRGISGGQKKRVTTGEMLTGPARALFMDEISTGLDSSSTFQIVKYVKHLVHVMNETVMISLLQPPPETYNLFDDIILLSEGYIVYHGPRENILEFFESSGFRCPERKGIADFLQEVISKKDQQQYWYLENEQYRYVSVPEFAERFKSFHVGEQMLKEVQIPFEKSKTHPAALTTKKYGLSMKESLKAVMSREVLLMKRNSFIYIFKVTQLIILGLMAMTVFLRTKMPSGQISDGTKFFGALTFSLITILFNGLAELQLTIKMLPTFYKQRDFLFFPPWTFALANLLLKIPISLMEAGVWVALTYYVMGFAPAAGRFFRQLLAFFATHQMAMALFRFLAAIFKSMVMANNFGMFVILLIFIFGGFLIPRGDIRPWWIWAYWSSPMMYSQNAISVNEFLASRWASPNNDISIDEPTIGKAILKSKGLFTSDSGFWLSIGAMIGFTILFNIFYILALTYLSLSVGTSEATNRPTHSGIVLPFQPLSLSFNHINYYVDMPAEMKEQGFAESRLQLLTDISGAFRPGVLTALVGMSGAGKTTLMDVLAGRKTSGSIEGSITLSGYPKNQETFARISGYCEQTDIHSPNVTVYESILYSAWLRLSSDVDDKTRQMFVEEVMTLVELDVLRNAMVGLPGVDGLSTEQRKRLTIAVELVSNPSIIFMDEPTSGLDARAAAIVMRALLLLKRGGRVIYAGELGRHSHKLVEYFEAIPGVAKITKGYNPATWMLEVSSPLAEARLEMNFAEIYANSPLYKENQELIKELSVPLPGYEDLSFPTKYSQNFYNQFVANFWKQYKSYWKNPPYNAMRYLMTVLNGLVFGTVFWQKGTKLESQQDLFNLLGATYAAVFFLGASNCITVQPVVAIERTVFYREKAAGMYSPLSYALAQTSVEIIYNILQGCLYTILIYSMIGYEWKVDKFFYFLFFIIASFNYFTLFGMMLVALTPSAMIANILISFVLPLWNLFAGFLIVRPAIPIWWRWYYWANPVSWTIYGVVASQFGENNNSLSIPGGSPTVVKQFLEDILGIKHDFLGYVVLAHFAYAIGFYFIFGYSIKVLNFQKR